A portion of the Halogeometricum sp. S1BR25-6 genome contains these proteins:
- a CDS encoding DUF7385 family protein produces MADRFDQHAVRHRMKLLRDDGDVTLYENRDGVPCPACGDVFDRLLLTERGAHSFDVGEHATFCVAHEDERLVVCTHR; encoded by the coding sequence ATGGCCGACCGATTCGACCAACACGCCGTCCGCCACCGGATGAAACTGCTCCGCGACGACGGCGACGTGACGCTGTACGAGAACCGCGACGGCGTGCCGTGTCCGGCCTGCGGCGACGTCTTCGACCGCCTCCTTCTCACCGAACGCGGAGCGCACTCCTTCGACGTGGGCGAGCACGCGACGTTCTGCGTCGCGCACGAGGACGAGCGGCTGGTGGTCTGTACGCACCGCTGA
- a CDS encoding DUF7117 family protein, which yields MEIRGRRRCKSCEHEWSYYETGEVACPACGSMRSVGVGERASHTDSAEELDLTEHRAAAEAESIEAVADDLKSDLRAYLRARGFISGGELRDPDDTYLAARELLHAVDVYVRRRDPDEALELYVVSLLNGAERGDRPAPEAVPEAMTAARGLAYAESLNAFRRDFSTWLKGESRPEARRTLSTLGEHLKRAEALQGDVSVEHSEALVRAARELATYAREGDESALSTARDRLSRLD from the coding sequence ATGGAGATTCGGGGTCGCCGGCGCTGTAAGTCCTGCGAGCACGAGTGGTCGTACTACGAGACGGGCGAAGTCGCCTGTCCGGCCTGCGGCAGCATGCGGAGCGTCGGCGTCGGCGAGCGAGCGAGCCACACCGACAGCGCCGAGGAACTGGACCTCACCGAACACCGCGCCGCGGCGGAGGCGGAGTCGATAGAAGCCGTCGCCGACGACCTGAAGTCCGACCTGCGGGCGTACCTCCGGGCGCGCGGGTTCATCAGCGGCGGCGAACTCCGCGACCCCGACGACACCTACCTCGCGGCGCGCGAACTGCTGCACGCGGTGGACGTGTACGTCCGTCGTCGCGACCCCGACGAGGCGCTGGAGTTGTACGTCGTCTCGCTCCTGAACGGCGCCGAACGCGGCGACCGCCCCGCTCCCGAGGCGGTCCCCGAAGCGATGACGGCCGCGCGCGGCCTCGCCTATGCGGAGTCGCTGAACGCGTTCCGGCGCGACTTCTCGACGTGGCTGAAAGGGGAGTCGCGCCCCGAGGCGCGGCGGACGCTCTCGACGCTCGGCGAGCACCTCAAGCGCGCCGAGGCCCTGCAGGGCGACGTGTCCGTCGAGCACTCGGAGGCGCTCGTCCGCGCCGCCCGCGAACTCGCGACCTACGCGAGGGAGGGCGACGAGTCGGCGCTGTCGACCGCGCGGGACCGACTGTCGCGCCTCGACTGA
- a CDS encoding PadR family transcriptional regulator, which yields MYDLTGFQRDLLYVIAGLDEPHGLAIKDELEGYYEKEIHHGRLYPNLDTLVEKGLVEKGQRDRRTNFYTLTRRGRRELKARKEWEANYVDVEYDGVRV from the coding sequence ATGTACGACTTGACAGGATTTCAGCGTGACCTACTGTACGTTATCGCCGGTCTCGACGAACCGCACGGCCTCGCCATCAAGGATGAACTCGAAGGGTACTACGAGAAGGAGATCCACCACGGACGGCTCTACCCGAACCTCGACACCCTCGTCGAGAAAGGCCTCGTCGAGAAGGGACAGCGCGACCGGCGGACGAACTTCTACACGCTGACGCGCCGCGGTCGCCGCGAACTGAAGGCCCGCAAGGAGTGGGAAGCGAACTACGTCGACGTCGAGTACGACGGCGTCCGCGTCTGA
- a CDS encoding AI-2E family transporter — protein MSLLDMNRARLAWWAVGAVLAVALAYVFYSFVGTFVFGIFIYYSTRPIYRRLNRRIRPPSLAAAIALFALALPALALVTYAFAIVVNELVKLTNSGVFDLSQVPITTEQLARVTDLSVLLSFNISDITETQMSQILRSLGSAADTLAFFGIGAIHLFVMIALAFYLLRDDHRFARWFRTQFADDRGVMEAYVSAVDRDFQNIFFGNILNAVLTGTIGVIAYSALNAVAPPEVEIPAAALVGLLAGVASLIPVVGMKLVYVPVAAYLLAVSYFADPTTVWFVLLFAAVSFVVVDTIPDLVLRPYVTGRSLHVGAVMIAYTFGPLLFGWYGIFFAPMILVLVVNFARYVLPELVVGSPIRPYAVDPAAERETEADDAGPSAPTAAESLGGSEERDEAAETESGVDAAESPAEETPPTETGVSGRRKSGAANEDESTPS, from the coding sequence ATGTCCCTCCTCGATATGAACCGCGCCCGGTTGGCGTGGTGGGCGGTCGGCGCCGTCCTCGCGGTTGCGCTCGCCTACGTCTTCTACTCGTTCGTCGGTACGTTCGTCTTCGGTATCTTCATCTACTACTCGACGCGCCCCATCTACCGCCGCCTGAACCGCCGCATCCGTCCGCCAAGTCTCGCGGCCGCCATCGCCCTGTTCGCCCTCGCGCTCCCGGCGTTGGCCCTCGTTACCTACGCGTTCGCCATCGTCGTCAACGAACTGGTCAAACTCACGAACAGCGGCGTCTTCGACCTCTCGCAGGTCCCCATCACGACCGAGCAACTCGCCCGCGTCACCGATTTGAGCGTGCTGCTGTCGTTCAACATCTCGGATATCACCGAGACGCAGATGTCGCAGATTCTCCGGTCGCTCGGCTCCGCGGCCGACACGCTCGCGTTCTTCGGCATCGGCGCCATCCACCTGTTCGTCATGATCGCGCTGGCGTTCTATCTGCTGCGCGACGACCACCGCTTCGCCCGCTGGTTTCGGACGCAGTTCGCGGACGACCGCGGGGTCATGGAGGCGTACGTCAGCGCCGTCGACCGCGACTTCCAGAACATCTTCTTCGGGAACATCCTCAACGCCGTCCTCACGGGCACCATCGGCGTCATCGCCTACTCGGCGCTGAACGCGGTGGCGCCGCCGGAAGTGGAGATTCCCGCGGCCGCCCTCGTCGGCCTCCTCGCGGGCGTCGCCAGTCTCATTCCCGTCGTCGGGATGAAACTCGTCTACGTCCCCGTCGCCGCCTACCTCCTCGCGGTGTCGTACTTCGCGGACCCCACTACGGTCTGGTTCGTCCTCCTCTTCGCCGCCGTCTCGTTCGTCGTCGTGGATACGATTCCGGACCTCGTCCTCAGACCGTACGTCACCGGGCGGAGCCTCCACGTCGGCGCGGTGATGATCGCGTACACGTTCGGCCCCCTGCTGTTCGGGTGGTACGGCATCTTCTTCGCGCCGATGATTCTGGTGCTCGTCGTCAACTTCGCGCGGTACGTCCTGCCGGAACTGGTGGTCGGGTCGCCGATTCGACCGTACGCCGTCGACCCCGCGGCCGAACGGGAGACCGAGGCCGACGACGCCGGACCGTCGGCGCCGACGGCGGCCGAATCCCTCGGCGGGTCCGAAGAGAGAGACGAAGCGGCAGAAACGGAGTCCGGGGTCGACGCGGCCGAATCGCCGGCCGAGGAGACTCCGCCGACGGAGACGGGCGTCTCGGGCCGTAGGAAGTCGGGGGCCGCGAACGAAGACGAGTCGACGCCCTCGTGA
- a CDS encoding bifunctional methylenetetrahydrofolate dehydrogenase/methenyltetrahydrofolate cyclohydrolase, translated as MTDIIDGNAVAAEVRTGLADAMDSLADAGATPCLATVLMSDDPASETYVSMKHNDCEEVGIEARDYELDPEAPADELYATIDELNADPSVHGILVQMPLPDHVDEREVLRRVDPAKDVDGFHPENVGRLVAGHPRYKPCTPHGIQKLLASADVDTEGADAVVVGRSNIVGKPMANLLLQKSETGNATVTVCHSRTADLAAKTRAADIVVAAAGVPEMIDGEMLSEGCVVIDVGINRVETDTEKGYELVGDVEYESAKEKAGAITPVPGGVGPMTRAMLLWNTVKAAGDAEGVAVDLP; from the coding sequence ATGACGGATATCATCGACGGCAACGCCGTGGCCGCCGAGGTTCGCACCGGTCTCGCCGACGCGATGGATTCGCTCGCCGACGCGGGCGCGACGCCCTGTCTCGCCACCGTCCTGATGAGCGACGACCCCGCCAGCGAGACGTACGTCTCGATGAAGCACAACGACTGCGAGGAGGTGGGCATCGAGGCGCGTGATTACGAGCTAGACCCCGAGGCGCCCGCCGACGAACTGTACGCCACCATCGACGAACTGAACGCCGACCCGTCGGTCCACGGCATCCTCGTGCAGATGCCCCTCCCCGACCACGTCGACGAGCGAGAGGTGCTCCGGCGGGTCGACCCCGCGAAGGACGTCGACGGCTTCCACCCCGAGAACGTGGGCCGTCTCGTCGCCGGTCATCCCCGGTACAAACCCTGCACGCCCCACGGCATCCAGAAGCTCCTCGCCTCGGCGGACGTCGACACCGAGGGGGCGGATGCCGTCGTCGTCGGCCGGTCGAACATCGTCGGCAAGCCGATGGCGAACCTCCTCCTGCAGAAGTCGGAGACGGGCAACGCGACGGTGACGGTGTGTCACTCCCGCACCGCAGACCTCGCGGCGAAGACGCGCGCCGCCGACATCGTCGTCGCCGCCGCGGGCGTCCCCGAGATGATAGACGGCGAGATGCTCTCGGAGGGCTGCGTCGTGATAGACGTCGGCATCAACCGCGTCGAGACGGACACCGAGAAGGGCTACGAACTCGTCGGCGACGTCGAGTACGAGTCGGCGAAGGAGAAAGCCGGCGCCATCACGCCCGTTCCCGGCGGCGTCGGCCCGATGACGCGCGCGATGCTGCTGTGGAACACGGTGAAGGCGGCGGGCGACGCCGAGGGCGTCGCCGTCGACCTGCCGTAG
- the glyA gene encoding serine hydroxymethyltransferase, translating to MDHSHVRGVDPAVADALEGEVERQRDTLAMIASENHVSEAVLQAQGSALTNKYAEGYPGSRYYAGCEYADEVERLAVDRAKELWGAEHVNVQPHSGTQANMGVYLAMLDPGDKILSLELSHGGHLSHGHPANFTGQTYEVEQYHVDPDTGYIDYEALADQAEEFEPDIIVSGYSAYPRVVEWETIQDVADDVGAYHLADIAHITGLVAAGVHPSPVGVADFVTGSTHKTIRAGRGGIIMTTEEHADAVDKAVFPGAQGGPLMHNIAGKAVGFKEALEPEFEEYAERTVANARTLAETFEEEGIEVVSGGTDNHLVLADLRPSHPDTTGKDVEAALEEAGIVLNANTVPGETRSAFNPSGIRAGTAGLTTRAFDQDAVREVGELIVRIIDDHDDEEAVDAVSDRVHELCEEHPLYD from the coding sequence CCACAGCCACGTCCGCGGCGTCGACCCCGCGGTCGCCGACGCGCTGGAGGGCGAAGTAGAACGACAGCGGGACACGCTGGCGATGATCGCGAGCGAGAACCACGTGAGCGAGGCCGTCCTGCAGGCGCAGGGGAGCGCCCTCACGAACAAGTACGCGGAGGGCTACCCCGGCTCTCGCTACTACGCGGGCTGTGAGTACGCCGACGAAGTCGAGCGACTCGCGGTCGACCGCGCGAAGGAACTGTGGGGTGCCGAGCACGTCAACGTCCAACCGCATTCGGGCACGCAGGCCAACATGGGCGTCTACCTCGCGATGCTCGACCCCGGCGACAAGATTCTCTCCCTCGAACTCAGCCACGGCGGCCACCTGAGTCACGGCCACCCCGCGAACTTCACGGGCCAGACGTACGAGGTCGAGCAGTACCACGTCGACCCCGACACCGGCTACATCGACTACGAGGCCCTCGCGGACCAGGCCGAGGAGTTCGAACCGGACATCATCGTCTCCGGATACTCCGCGTACCCGCGCGTCGTCGAGTGGGAGACGATTCAGGACGTGGCCGACGACGTCGGCGCCTACCACCTCGCGGACATCGCCCACATCACCGGCCTCGTCGCCGCGGGCGTCCACCCCTCGCCGGTCGGCGTCGCGGACTTCGTGACGGGGTCGACGCACAAGACCATCCGCGCGGGTCGCGGCGGCATCATCATGACCACGGAGGAGCACGCCGACGCCGTCGACAAGGCCGTCTTCCCCGGCGCACAAGGCGGCCCCCTCATGCACAACATCGCCGGAAAGGCGGTCGGTTTCAAGGAGGCCTTAGAGCCGGAGTTCGAGGAATACGCCGAGCGGACCGTCGCGAACGCGCGGACGCTCGCCGAGACGTTCGAAGAGGAGGGCATCGAAGTCGTCTCCGGCGGCACCGATAACCACCTCGTCCTCGCCGACCTGCGCCCTTCGCACCCCGACACCACCGGCAAGGACGTCGAGGCCGCCCTCGAAGAGGCGGGCATCGTCCTCAACGCCAACACCGTCCCCGGCGAGACCCGGTCGGCGTTCAACCCCAGCGGTATCCGCGCCGGCACGGCCGGCCTGACCACGCGCGCGTTCGACCAGGACGCCGTCCGCGAGGTGGGCGAACTCATCGTCCGCATCATCGACGACCACGACGACGAGGAGGCGGTCGACGCCGTCTCCGACCGGGTGCACGAACTCTGCGAGGAGCACCCCCTCTACGACTGA